From a region of the Zingiber officinale cultivar Zhangliang chromosome 4B, Zo_v1.1, whole genome shotgun sequence genome:
- the LOC121978611 gene encoding mannose-specific lectin-like, which translates to MAALVTLSAAAVLLGLLLPSAMANNNVLYRGDKLLPGESLTEGTYEFIMQDHCKLGLYDNGNDNRRELWSFQFVNGRGCYARLDTDYYFRIYDENGENFAFNTSPGDILVLQRDGHVVIYSRPVWIIPEGEPTNRKIAMVTKN; encoded by the coding sequence ATGGCTGCCCTTGTCACGCTCTCTGCTGCTGCTGTCCTCCTCGGACTCCTCCTGCCTTCCGCCATGGCCAACAACAACGTTCTCTATCGGGGCGACAAGCTGTTACCCGGCGAATCCCTCACCGAAGGGACCTATGAATTCATCATGCAGGACCACTGCAAGCTCGGCCTCTACGACAACGGCAACGACAACCGCAGGGAATTGTGGTCCTTCCAATTCGTCAACGGCCGAGGCTGCTACGCCAGGCTCGATACCGACTACTACTTCCGCATCTACGATGAGAATGGCGAAAATTTCGCTTTCAACACCAGCCCCGGCGACATCCTCGTCCTGCAGCGCGACGGCCACGTCGTCATCTACAGCAGGCCTGTATGGATTATCCCTGAGGGTGAACCCACGAACAGGAAGATCGCCATGGTGACTAAAAATTAG